A region from the Deltaproteobacteria bacterium HGW-Deltaproteobacteria-18 genome encodes:
- a CDS encoding P-II family nitrogen regulator, whose protein sequence is MKEVIAVIRMNMMNKTKKALQDAGVVAFFAHEAFGRGKGLVDVKPLEGARKGIEEAVAVLGEKGKLYPKRMLTVVVTDDLVSEVVKVITDTNRTGQPGDGKIFVLPMIDAVRVRTGEKGAKSIE, encoded by the coding sequence ATGAAAGAAGTGATCGCGGTCATCCGCATGAACATGATGAACAAGACCAAGAAAGCTTTGCAGGACGCGGGCGTGGTCGCTTTCTTCGCCCACGAAGCATTTGGTCGCGGCAAGGGCCTGGTGGACGTGAAGCCTCTTGAAGGGGCCAGGAAGGGAATCGAGGAAGCGGTGGCCGTGCTGGGTGAGAAGGGCAAGCTTTACCCCAAACGCATGCTGACCGTCGTGGTCACCGACGATCTGGTGTCCGAAGTGGTCAAGGTCATCACCGATACCAACAGGACCGGCCAGCCCGGCGACGGCAAGATTTTCGTTTTGCCCATGATCGACGCGGTGCGGGTCAGGACCGGAGAAAAGGGCGCCAAGTCCATTGAATAG
- a CDS encoding P-II family nitrogen regulator, giving the protein MIMVRAIVRPEKSDDVLAALMDAGFPAVTKYSVAGRGKQRGIKIGEVTYDEIPKTMLMSVVKAEDKDFVISVIMKAARSGAKGAFGDGKIFVSEVGDVYTISSGICDSAPAGA; this is encoded by the coding sequence ATGATCATGGTCAGAGCAATCGTACGCCCCGAAAAGTCCGATGATGTCCTCGCAGCCCTCATGGATGCAGGTTTTCCGGCGGTGACCAAATATTCCGTGGCCGGTCGCGGCAAGCAGCGCGGCATCAAGATCGGCGAAGTGACCTACGACGAGATCCCCAAGACCATGCTCATGAGCGTGGTCAAGGCCGAGGACAAGGACTTTGTCATCAGCGTGATCATGAAGGCTGCGCGCAGCGGGGCCAAGGGCGCATTCGGCGACGGCAAGATTTTCGTGAGCGAGGTGGGCGACGTGTACACCATCAGCTCCGGTATCTGTGACAGCGCCCCCGCAGGAGCATAG
- the nifH gene encoding nitrogenase iron protein, protein MRKIAIYGKGGIGKSTTTQNTVAGLAEMGKKIMVVGCDPKADSTRLLLGGLAQKSVLDTLRDEGEDVELADIRKAGFSGTWCVESGGPEPGVGCAGRGIITSINMLESLGAYHESEQLDYAFYDVLGDVVCGGFAMPIRDGKAEEIYIVCSGEMMAMYAANNICKGIMKYAESGGVRLGGLICNSRNVDNEREMIEELARKIGTQMIYFVPRDNDVQRAEINRMTVIEWKPDAPQADHYRNLAKAIDQNKMFVVPKPLEIEELEQLLMDFGLLEAV, encoded by the coding sequence ATGAGGAAGATCGCAATTTACGGCAAAGGCGGCATCGGCAAGTCCACCACAACGCAGAACACGGTCGCGGGTCTGGCTGAAATGGGCAAGAAGATCATGGTTGTCGGCTGTGATCCCAAGGCCGACTCCACCCGTCTTCTCCTCGGCGGCCTTGCTCAGAAGTCGGTGCTGGATACCCTGCGCGACGAAGGCGAGGACGTGGAATTGGCCGACATCCGCAAGGCCGGTTTCAGCGGCACCTGGTGTGTCGAATCCGGTGGGCCCGAGCCGGGCGTAGGTTGCGCAGGACGCGGCATCATCACCTCCATCAACATGCTCGAGTCGCTCGGCGCCTATCACGAATCCGAACAGCTGGACTACGCCTTCTACGACGTTCTGGGCGACGTTGTGTGCGGCGGGTTCGCCATGCCCATCCGCGACGGAAAGGCCGAAGAAATCTACATTGTCTGTTCCGGCGAGATGATGGCCATGTATGCGGCCAACAACATCTGCAAGGGCATCATGAAGTACGCCGAATCCGGCGGAGTGCGTCTTGGCGGGCTGATCTGCAACTCCAGAAACGTCGATAACGAGCGCGAGATGATCGAGGAACTGGCCAGGAAGATCGGCACCCAGATGATCTACTTCGTACCCCGCGACAACGACGTGCAGCGTGCAGAGATCAACCGCATGACCGTGATCGAATGGAAACCCGATGCGCCCCAGGCCGATCACTACCGCAACCTGGCCAAGGCCATCGACCAGAACAAGATGTTCGTCGTGCCGAAGCCGCTTGAAATCGAGGAGCTGGAGCAGTTGCTGATGGACTTCGGCCTTCTCGAAGCCGTGTAG